Proteins encoded in a region of the Onthophagus taurus isolate NC chromosome 10, IU_Otau_3.0, whole genome shotgun sequence genome:
- the LOC111413369 gene encoding V-type proton ATPase 116 kDa subunit a 1 isoform X5 codes for MTRALISDDNIARQGGLGPVQLGFPEKPSELEDYLPCFVAGVILRERIPAFERMLWRACRGNVFLRQAEIETPLEDPSTGDQVFKSVFIIFFQGDQLKTRVKKICEGFRATLYPCPEAPADRREMAMGVMTRIEDLNTVLGQTQDHRHRVLVAAAKNIKNWFVKVRKIKAIYHTLNLFNLDVTQKCLIAECWVPVLDLENIQLALRRGTERSGSSVPPILNKMETCEDPPTYNHTNKFTTAFQALIDSYGIASYREMNPAPYTIITFPFLFAVMFGDCGHGLLMALFAGWMVLKEKPLAAKKSDNEIWNIFFGGRYIILLMGVFSIYTGLIYNDMFSKSLNIFGSQWRVNNVTEEQAINMLDTHMLDPATKDFLGYPYVIGMDPVWQLAKNKIIFQNAYKMKISIILGVFHMLFGVALSLCNHRYFKNKVNIFCEFIPQVIFLTFLFLYMVSLMFMKWIMFFATLDLPGDEDGDFRRGPQCAPSILITFINMVLFKESKIVEGCDETMYPGQMFVQKFLVITALLCVPWMLLAKPIYIMRTRSQKAVHTQMQQATENGDAEQALANNTQAAAPHGATGGHDDNEEMSEIFIHQGIHTIEYVLGSVSHTASYLRLWALSLAHAQLSEVLWNMVLSKGLIIDDWRGGIVLYVIFSFWACLTVSILVLMEGLSAFLHTLRLHWVEFQSKFYSGLGHAFQPFSFELILDTASQGDAE; via the exons ATGACCAGAGCACTCATTAGCGATGACAATATTGCGAGACAAGGGGGCCTGGGCCCTGTACAGTTAGG TTTTCCGGAAAAGCCTAGCGAATTGGAAGACTACCTACCTTG tTTCGTCGCTGGCGTCATCCTTCGCGAAAGAATACCGGCTTTTGAAAGGATGTTATGGAGAGCTTGCCGAGGAAACGTCTTTTTACGCCAAGCGGAAATTGAGACGCCTTTAGAAGATCCATCGACG ggtGATCAAGTTTTCAAATccgtttttataattttcttccaaggagatcaattaaaaactcgcgttaaaaaaatttgcgaAGGATTCCGAGCTACTCTCTATCCATGCCCAGAAGCTCCGGCAGATCGTAGAGAAATGGCAATGGGGGTGATGACTCGTATCGAAGATTTAAATACCGTTCTAGGTCAAACCCAAGATCATCGTCATCGCGTTTTGGTGGCTGCCgcaaaaaacattaaaaattggttcGTTAAAGTCCGAAAGATCAAAGCGATTTATCACACGTTGAATCTATTCAATTTGGATGTGacacaaaaatgtttaatcgCCGAATGTTGGGTTCCCGTTTTAGATTTGGAAAATATTCAGTTAGCTTTAAGACGTGGAACGGAAAGGAGCGGAAGTTCCGTTCCgccgattttaaataaaatggaaacTTGTGAAGATCCACCAACTTACAATcatactaataaatttaccACGGcttttcaagctttaattgaTTCTTACGGTATTGCTTCTTATAGAGAAATGAATCCAGCCCCTTACACAATTATTACATTTCCGTTTCTTTTCGCTGTCATGTTTGGCGATTGTGGACATGGATTATTAATGGCTTTATTCGCTGGATGGATGGTTTTGAAAGAAAAGCCCTTGGCTGCAAAAAAATCAGATAACGAAATTTGGAATATTTTCTTTGGGGGAagatacattattttattaatgggCGTTTTCTCAATTTACACTGGCTTAATTTACAATGATATGTTTTCGAAATCTTTAAATATCTTCGGTTCTCAATGGCGTGTTAATAACGTCACTGAAGAACAAGCTATAAACATGTTAGATACGCACATGTTAGATCCTGCAACTAAAGATTTCTTGGGTTATCCGTACGTTATTGGTATGGACCCCGTTTGGCAATTAGCAaagaataaaatcatttttcaaaacgcctataaaatgaaaatttcgaTTATTCTTGGTGTGTTTCATATGTTATTCGGTGTTGCTTTGAGTCTTTGCAATCACCGttattttaagaataaagtcAACATCTTTTGTGAATTTATCCCTCAAGTTATCTTCTTAACCTTCCTCTTCTTATACATGGTGTCTTTAATGTTTATGaaatggattatgttttttgcAACACTTGATTTACCTGGAGATGAGGATGGTGATTTTCGTCGTGGTCCTCAATGCGCcccatcaattttaataacatttattaacaTGGTGCTATTTAAAGAATCGAAAATCGTTGAGGGATGCGATGAAACTATGTACCCAGGTCAAATGTTTGTGCaaaaatttttggttataacCGCATTACTTTGCGTGCCATGGATGTTACTCGCCAAACCGATTTATATAATGCGGACCCGATCGCAGAAAGCTGTCCATACTCAAATGCAACAAGCAACTGAAAATGGAGATGCGGAACAAGCCCTTGCTAATAACACTCAAGCAGCAGCACCACATGGTGCAACCGGTGGTCACGATGATAACGAGGAAATGAGTGAAATTTTTATCCATCAAGGAATCCATACTATTGAATATGTACTTGGATCGGTGTCTCACACTGCTTCTTATTTGCGTTTATGGGCTTTATCTCTAGCTCACGCTc aacTGTCTGAAGTGTTATGGAATATGGTATTAAGTAAAGGATTGATAATAGATGATTGGAGAGGTGGAATCGTTCTTTACGTAATCTTTAGCTTCTGGGCTTGCTTAACAGTATCAATTTTGGTGTTAATGGAAGGATTATCCGCGTTTTTGCATACATTACGTTTACATTGGGTTGAGTTCCAGAGCAAGTTTTATTCCGGTCTGGGGCACGCTTTCCAACCGTTTTCGTTCGAGTTAATTCTAGACACGGCTTCCCAAGGAGATGCGGAATAA